Proteins from one Mercurialis annua linkage group LG7, ddMerAnnu1.2, whole genome shotgun sequence genomic window:
- the LOC126654922 gene encoding scarecrow-like protein 32, whose amino-acid sequence MKAELRTNIATSINPLQTSSLLNSNQTQTSLSGALRGCLGSIDGACIEKLLLHCASALESNDETLAQQVMWVLNNVASLVGDPNQRLTSWFLRALISRASKVCPAAMNFDGSNTILRRRQMSVTELAGYVDLIPWHRFGFCASNSAIFKAIEGYPKVHILDFSITHCMQWPTLIDALAKRPEGPPSLKITVPLTRPQVPPLLNVTTEEVGLRLSNFAKFKDVPFEFNVIDDPSATESSAAGFQFESLLNHLSTSVLNLDDDEALVINCQNWLRYLSDDLKETTRDSSARDTFLNTVKRLNPRIVTIVDEDCDLNASSLTSRIATCFNYLWIPFDAFETFLPKDSCQRIDYESDIGHKIENVISYEGSQRIERLESGIKLTQRMKKAGFSCVEFCEETVREVKFLLDEHASGWGMKREEDMLVLTWKGHNSVFATAWIPNIYLED is encoded by the coding sequence ATGAAAGCTGAACTAAGAACAAATATCGCTACGTCCATTAATCCTCTTCAAACCTCAAGTCTTTTAAACAGTAATCAAACTCAAACCTCGCTCTCCGGCGCTCTTAGAGGATGTCTCGGTAGCATTGATGGAGCGTGCATAGAGAAGCTTCTTCTTCACTGTGCTAGTGCCCTCGAGAGCAACGACGAAACGTTGGCTCAGCAAGTGATGTGGGTGCTGAATAATGTTGCTTCTTTGGTTGGTGACCCTAACCAAAGGCTCACCTCTTGGTTTCTAAGGGCACTTATCTCTCGGGCATCTAAAGTTTGCCCTGCAGCCATGAATTTTGATGGTAGCAACACCATCCTTAGGAGGAGACAAATGAGTGTTACTGAACTTGCCGGGTACGTTGATCTAATTCCATGGCATAGGTTTGGCTTTTGTGCATCAAATAGTGCCATTTTTAAGGCAATTGAAGGGTACCCTAAAGTTCATATCTTAGATTTTAGTATCACTCACTGTATGCAGTGGCCTACTCTTATAGATGCTTTGGCTAAAAGACCAGAAGGTCCACCTTCACTTAAAATTACTGTGCCCTTAACTAGGCCTCAAGTTCCTCCCTTACTTAATGTAACTACTGAAGAAGTTGGCCTCCGTTTAAGCAATTTCGCGAAGTTTAAGGATGTCCCGTTCGAATTTAATGTAATTGATGATCCTTCAGCAACGGAATCCTCTGCTGCTGGCTTTCAGTTTGAGTCACTGCTCAATCATTTGTCTACTTCTGTATTAAATCTTGATGATGATGAGGCCTTGGTAATAAACTGCCAAAACTGGCTTCGCTATTTATCCGATGATCTTAAGGAAACAACTCGAGATTCTTCTGCACGCGATACTTTTCTTAATACCGTTAAAAGACTTAATCCTCGTATTGTAACCATTGTCGATGAAGATTGTGATCTAAACGCGTCAAGTCTCACTTCAAGGATCGCTACTTGCTTCAACTATCTCTGGATACCGTTCGACGCATTTGAAACTTTCTTGCCTAAAGATAGTTGTCAAAGGATTGATTATGAATCTGATATCGGTCACAAGATTGAAAATGTAATTAGCTATGAAGGGTCTCAAAGAATAGAGAGACTAGAATCCGGAATTAAACTAACACAAAGGATGAAGAAGGCAGGTTTTAGTTGTGTTGAATTCTGTGAAGAGACAGTCAGAGAAGTGAAATTTTTGCTAGATGAACATGCTAGCGGGTGGGGAATGAAAAGAGAAGAAGATATGTTGGTTCTCACATGGAAGGGTCATAATTCAGTTTTTGCTACGGCTTGGATACCTAATATATATTTAGAGGATTAA